A window of Pomacea canaliculata isolate SZHN2017 linkage group LG3, ASM307304v1, whole genome shotgun sequence contains these coding sequences:
- the LOC112560752 gene encoding transcriptional activator protein Pur-beta-like isoform X13, whose translation MEGPPFDGEGSGEQELATRTLHIQSKRFYLDVKQNRRGRFIKVAEVGAGGKKSRLLLAMSSAAEFRDYLTDFTEHYASLGPTNTESPPEDGKLKSETIVKDNRRYYLDLKENQRGRFLRVTMVVCSEQVSQTIPRGGPRSQIAIPAQGMIEFRDALTELLDEFGTDDQGMDEPQNELPESRSMRVENKMFYFDVGSNRRGVYLRVSEVRNNFRTAVTIPERSWARFRDVLSEFVDKSSIKDSE comes from the exons ATGGAAGGACCACCTTTTGATGGAGAAG GTTCTGGAGAGCAGGAGCTGGCTACCCGCACACTGCACATTCAGTCTAAAAGATTTTACCTAGATGTGAAGCAGAACCGCAGGGGCCGTTTTATCAAAGTGGCAGAG GTAGGTGCTGGTGGGAAGAAAAGTCGCCTCCTTCTCGCCATGTCATCTGCTGCAGAGTTCCGTGACTATCTTACAGATTTTACAGAGCATTATGCGTCTTTAG GGCCAACCAACACAGAAAGCCCACCAGAAGATGGCAAGCTGAAGAGTGAAACCATCGTCAAAGATAACCGCCGCTATTACCTAGATCTGAAAGAGAACCAACGAGGGCGCTTCTTACGGGTAACAATG gTGGTATGCTccgaacaggtgtcacaaacCATCCCCAGAGGAGGCCCCCGGTCACAGATTGCCATCCCGGCTCAAGGCATGATTGAGTTCCGCGATGCCTTAACAGAGCTTCTGGATGAGTTTGGCACTGACGATCAAGGTATGGATG AACCACAAAATGAGCTGCCAGAGAGTCGTTCAATGCGcgtggaaaataaaatgttctactTTGATGTTGGATCAAACCGCAGAGGAGTCTACCTCCGTGTGTCAGAG GTTCGCAACAACTTTCGCACAGCAGTCACCATTCCAGAGCGGTCCTGGGCACGTTTCCGTGATGTCTTGTCAGAGTTTGTGGACAAGAGCAGCATCAAAGATAGTGAGTAA